In Rhodococcus sp. OK302, one genomic interval encodes:
- a CDS encoding alpha-(1->3)-arabinofuranosyltransferase translates to MPSAEPLSKRWLFGASVVAFLLTFLQAPGLITADTKYDLTQNPFGFLERASHQWSSQAPLGQVQNQAYGYFFPHGPFFALGELAHIPPWMTQRIWWALLLIAGFWGIIRVAEALGVGSRSSRLIAAVAFVLSPRVLTTLGSISSETLPMMLAPWVLLPVIVAFRPVRLSGSADYQKGAQGRRPYWKLAAQSGLAVALMGSINAVATAAACLVAVIWWLSYKPNRAWLTFTAWWALFVALGTLWWIVPLLLLGKVSPPFLDYIESAGVTTQWTSLAEILRGTDSWTPFVSPERIAGAVLVTQPAAVVATGLVAAAGLAGLAMRSMPARGRLTLILFVGITGLAAGYVGELSSPISDQVRLFLDSAGAPLRNVHKLEPLVRLPLVLGLAHLLAKVPLPGSVPTARWRRAFIHPEREPMVALTSLILVALTLSTALAWTGKLAPRGAYPEVPSYWNEAAQWLEDNTSPGSEAERALIVPGAPFGSQVWGLTRDEPLQALATTPWAVRDSVPLTPPGAIRALDSVQRLIADGRPSDGLAQTLLGQGIHFLVMRNDLDGDTSRSARPILVHQAVEGSPGINKVAEFGDDASPKPIEGLVADSDLRPGYSPIEIFQVTPPDGSDAVSGPYAVDLTTVPRIQGGPEAVQRLHESGLVPGTGPVVFAADAAAAGLPVDTAAAGLPLNTVTVTDTPRDRETDFGQVDNHSSALRTPESQRRTYNLVPDYPVTDTPLGEGPSLVEGQWSGASITVSSSASDATQLGGTSPSSSPAATVDGDPGTGWFSNGIERALGQWLQIDFDTPISSGLLHLTTSAAAIGAPVKWLEVSTPNGSTAVKVDRPGEPVTVSIPVGTTPWLRVTATHTENGSVGTQFGISELIVEDFADRSAPKPVPIRFDTVLPATPNNSSVSSWNLTQEFPGRNSCANTTERVRCSNAFMAIPEEPSRFSRTLSVPENTSVTAALTVRARQGHALEELLRVPGRITASGSSDIGDTRGSAFAAVDGDPRTTWSASQSTAEPGGPKPTLTLTLPEPTLVTALDITPSLGVLPSLPTSVAVNLGNGPQVRRLDDGNRVSLSPFVTDKIVLSIADWDPVLDQNAMGFAQVQPTGLAEVGVIGSDGTAVAGSGVQSDNALDGRQINVPCGTGPTITIAGQQFPTTIDTTAGQLRTGAPIEATVCGINASADLPAGQPEVLVEPGPAFSVDILDLTTVGSAPLTAQKNSALVSSAWTANHRELIVDDAATDQLIVNPESTSTGWIATAPDGSELAPVVVNGWQQGWIVPAGTSGTIALDFPGDRWYRLGIFGGLVLLIPLMLAALLPTRRAPKSPTPPRPWHSVSAGWLGVLAASTVIGGGTGAAIVVVCSAIALGLMRKIGPVRTARVMVGTAGVAAMVSITMLSTGPWRAPGGYVGDSFLIQFSMLVALVVTGLAALPFADSPMWRRFSQRVTKIRAGSSTSA, encoded by the coding sequence GTGCCGTCGGCGGAGCCTCTGTCCAAGCGGTGGCTGTTCGGCGCCTCCGTTGTAGCGTTTCTTCTCACCTTTCTTCAGGCACCCGGGCTGATCACAGCCGACACCAAGTACGACCTGACACAAAATCCGTTCGGCTTCCTCGAACGTGCTTCACATCAGTGGAGTAGTCAGGCTCCACTTGGCCAAGTTCAGAACCAGGCCTACGGGTACTTCTTCCCGCACGGCCCTTTCTTTGCGTTGGGCGAACTTGCACACATTCCGCCCTGGATGACGCAGCGCATCTGGTGGGCATTACTGCTGATCGCCGGATTCTGGGGCATCATCCGCGTCGCCGAAGCACTGGGTGTCGGTAGCCGGAGTTCTCGTCTTATCGCGGCAGTGGCGTTTGTCCTGTCCCCTCGCGTACTCACGACTCTCGGCTCGATTTCGTCGGAAACCTTGCCGATGATGTTGGCGCCGTGGGTGTTGCTGCCGGTAATTGTGGCGTTCCGCCCTGTGCGCCTTTCTGGTAGCGCCGACTACCAAAAAGGCGCACAGGGCCGAAGGCCCTATTGGAAATTGGCCGCACAATCCGGCCTTGCCGTTGCCCTCATGGGCTCGATCAACGCGGTCGCTACCGCCGCCGCCTGCCTCGTCGCTGTTATCTGGTGGCTCTCGTACAAACCGAACCGCGCGTGGCTGACGTTCACCGCATGGTGGGCACTGTTCGTCGCTCTCGGCACGCTCTGGTGGATCGTTCCGCTGCTCCTCCTCGGCAAGGTCAGCCCACCGTTCCTCGACTACATCGAATCTGCCGGCGTCACGACGCAGTGGACGTCGCTGGCTGAAATCCTCCGGGGCACCGATAGTTGGACACCGTTCGTATCGCCGGAACGTATTGCCGGAGCTGTTCTCGTCACTCAACCAGCAGCCGTGGTCGCGACAGGCTTGGTTGCGGCGGCCGGACTCGCCGGACTCGCCATGCGTTCCATGCCTGCCCGCGGACGATTGACGCTCATCCTCTTTGTCGGCATCACCGGATTGGCTGCCGGGTACGTCGGTGAGCTCAGTTCGCCGATCTCCGATCAGGTTCGTCTGTTCCTCGACTCCGCTGGTGCACCCCTGCGCAATGTCCACAAGCTCGAGCCGCTGGTCCGCTTGCCGCTGGTACTCGGACTCGCCCATCTGCTGGCGAAAGTCCCGCTGCCGGGCTCTGTTCCGACTGCGCGTTGGCGACGCGCTTTCATTCACCCCGAACGCGAACCGATGGTTGCGTTGACCTCCCTGATCCTGGTCGCGCTCACTCTCTCGACGGCCTTGGCGTGGACCGGCAAACTGGCACCCCGCGGCGCATACCCCGAGGTGCCGTCGTATTGGAACGAAGCCGCACAATGGCTGGAAGACAACACCTCTCCCGGCTCCGAAGCCGAACGCGCCCTGATAGTGCCGGGAGCGCCCTTCGGCAGCCAGGTGTGGGGACTGACCCGCGACGAACCCCTTCAAGCGCTGGCGACGACGCCGTGGGCTGTCCGCGACTCGGTCCCGTTGACCCCGCCCGGCGCGATTCGTGCCCTCGACTCCGTGCAGCGCCTGATCGCCGACGGCCGTCCTTCCGACGGACTCGCGCAAACGCTTCTCGGCCAAGGCATTCACTTCCTCGTCATGCGCAACGATTTGGACGGCGACACCTCTCGCTCCGCCCGGCCGATCCTGGTCCATCAGGCGGTCGAAGGCTCCCCCGGAATCAACAAGGTCGCCGAATTCGGCGACGACGCCTCACCGAAGCCGATCGAAGGCCTTGTCGCCGACAGCGATCTGCGCCCCGGCTACTCGCCGATCGAGATCTTCCAGGTCACCCCACCCGATGGCAGTGACGCTGTCAGCGGCCCGTATGCGGTAGACCTCACCACTGTCCCGCGCATCCAAGGTGGACCGGAAGCCGTTCAACGCCTGCATGAAAGCGGATTGGTTCCCGGCACCGGCCCCGTCGTATTCGCCGCCGATGCAGCCGCTGCCGGATTGCCGGTCGATACAGCAGCCGCAGGCTTGCCCCTCAATACTGTCACCGTGACCGACACTCCTCGTGATCGCGAAACCGATTTCGGTCAGGTGGACAATCACAGCTCCGCGCTGAGGACTCCCGAGAGTCAACGACGCACGTACAACCTGGTTCCCGACTACCCCGTCACCGATACCCCACTGGGAGAAGGGCCGTCGCTGGTAGAAGGGCAGTGGAGCGGCGCGTCGATCACGGTCTCGAGCTCGGCGTCCGACGCCACCCAACTGGGCGGGACGTCGCCGTCGAGCAGTCCCGCCGCGACGGTCGACGGCGATCCGGGTACCGGCTGGTTCAGCAACGGAATCGAACGTGCCCTCGGACAGTGGTTGCAGATCGACTTCGACACTCCCATTTCGAGTGGCCTGCTCCATCTGACTACCAGCGCCGCCGCAATCGGGGCACCCGTCAAATGGCTCGAGGTGTCCACACCGAACGGAAGCACCGCGGTCAAGGTCGATCGGCCAGGCGAGCCCGTTACCGTCTCCATCCCGGTCGGTACCACGCCGTGGCTCCGGGTGACGGCAACGCATACCGAAAATGGCTCGGTCGGAACGCAGTTCGGTATCAGCGAGCTCATCGTCGAAGACTTCGCCGATCGCAGTGCGCCGAAGCCGGTTCCCATTCGCTTCGACACCGTTCTACCGGCGACACCGAACAACTCTTCCGTATCTTCCTGGAATCTGACCCAGGAATTCCCGGGCCGAAATTCCTGCGCGAACACCACTGAACGAGTGCGATGCAGCAACGCATTCATGGCGATCCCCGAGGAACCGAGCCGTTTCAGCCGCACCCTGAGCGTCCCCGAAAATACTTCTGTCACAGCCGCTCTGACGGTTCGAGCGCGCCAGGGCCACGCATTGGAAGAGCTCCTACGCGTTCCCGGCCGAATCACGGCCTCCGGTTCGAGCGATATCGGCGACACCCGCGGATCAGCATTTGCCGCCGTTGACGGCGATCCACGGACCACCTGGTCCGCGTCCCAGAGCACCGCCGAGCCCGGTGGCCCCAAACCGACTCTTACCCTGACGCTTCCGGAACCGACCCTGGTCACTGCCCTCGACATCACGCCCAGTCTCGGCGTCTTGCCGTCGTTGCCGACCAGCGTTGCCGTAAATCTCGGAAACGGGCCTCAGGTGCGCAGACTTGACGATGGAAATCGAGTGTCACTGTCCCCCTTCGTCACCGACAAGATCGTTCTGAGTATCGCGGACTGGGATCCGGTTCTCGACCAGAACGCAATGGGCTTCGCTCAGGTGCAGCCGACGGGCCTGGCAGAAGTAGGCGTGATCGGCAGCGACGGCACAGCTGTTGCGGGTTCCGGCGTGCAATCCGACAACGCCCTCGACGGTCGGCAGATCAACGTGCCCTGCGGCACCGGCCCGACGATCACGATTGCGGGACAACAGTTCCCCACAACAATCGACACCACGGCCGGGCAACTCCGCACCGGAGCGCCGATCGAGGCGACGGTCTGCGGGATAAACGCATCTGCGGACCTTCCCGCAGGCCAACCGGAGGTGTTGGTCGAACCCGGACCGGCATTCTCGGTCGACATCCTCGACCTCACCACTGTCGGTTCTGCTCCTCTGACAGCGCAGAAGAACAGCGCGCTCGTGTCTTCGGCGTGGACGGCCAATCACCGCGAACTCATCGTCGACGATGCCGCCACCGATCAATTGATCGTCAACCCGGAAAGCACGAGTACCGGCTGGATCGCCACCGCGCCGGACGGTTCCGAATTGGCACCAGTCGTAGTGAACGGCTGGCAGCAGGGCTGGATCGTGCCCGCCGGTACCTCCGGGACCATCGCTCTCGATTTCCCCGGCGACCGCTGGTACCGACTCGGAATCTTCGGCGGGTTGGTACTGCTGATTCCGTTGATGCTGGCTGCGCTTCTCCCGACTCGACGCGCCCCGAAGTCCCCGACACCGCCGCGGCCCTGGCATAGCGTCTCTGCGGGCTGGCTAGGCGTCTTGGCGGCATCCACGGTAATCGGCGGTGGAACCGGAGCGGCGATCGTCGTCGTCTGTTCCGCGATTGCTCTGGGGTTGATGCGGAAGATCGGACCCGTTCGCACCGCCCGCGTCATGGTCGGAACTGCCGGTGTCGCCGCGATGGTCAGCATCACCATGCTTTCCACCGGACCCTGGCGGGCGCCCGGCGGATACGTCGGAGATTCGTTCCTGATTCAGTTCTCGATGTTGGTGGCGTTGGTCGTGACCGGACTGGCCGCATTGCCCTTTGCCGACTCACCGATGTGGCGACGCTTTTCCCAACGGGTCACGAAGATACGCGCCGGTTCCTCCACCAGCGCGTAA
- a CDS encoding DUF3068 domain-containing protein: MAERSGPSRILPCILVGLGAFLLAIAVLIPTYMVGKLEKTPLDLEVTTIATGNGSVLNSASLLAGKAQVDKNVPIVAQRYVTTQDPSDADVITVQAGQTVIRTDKQGDSGLLTASVDTVTLDRVSSMPTNDPVGTIQTDPGQPAQELSRDGLQYKFPFNTEKKTYPYFDLNARATQDIDFVEETEINGMKVYHFTQTVEPVDLSKVVNSPTNKLTLPADTWGVPGGETPITMTRWYTNVRDLWVEPKTGVIVKGQEQLHQYYGRNKNSVDVDVLNVTLPFDEATIEYQIGQAKDGMDLLNLVGRTVPIIAGILGLIALAAGIFLGVRGGKGGTPAPAHGGGGQAPSGQRPASPAPGEHDWTADDTQVIPRPDLRKD; this comes from the coding sequence ATGGCGGAACGCTCAGGGCCGAGCCGGATACTTCCTTGCATTCTGGTGGGCCTTGGAGCCTTCCTCTTGGCCATCGCCGTCCTCATTCCTACCTACATGGTGGGAAAGTTGGAGAAGACGCCGCTCGACCTCGAGGTGACCACCATCGCGACGGGCAACGGCAGCGTCCTCAACTCCGCGTCACTGCTCGCGGGTAAGGCACAGGTCGACAAGAACGTACCGATCGTCGCTCAGCGCTACGTCACGACGCAGGATCCCTCCGATGCCGACGTCATCACGGTCCAAGCCGGCCAGACCGTCATCCGCACCGACAAGCAGGGCGACAGCGGACTCTTGACTGCATCCGTCGACACCGTCACGCTCGATCGCGTCAGCTCCATGCCGACCAACGACCCGGTCGGAACCATTCAGACCGACCCCGGTCAGCCGGCGCAGGAACTCTCCCGCGACGGATTGCAGTACAAGTTCCCGTTCAACACGGAGAAGAAGACCTACCCGTACTTCGATCTCAATGCTCGCGCGACTCAGGACATCGACTTCGTCGAAGAGACCGAGATCAACGGCATGAAGGTCTACCACTTCACGCAGACGGTCGAACCTGTCGATCTGTCGAAGGTCGTCAACTCCCCCACGAACAAGCTGACGCTGCCTGCCGACACCTGGGGCGTACCGGGTGGCGAAACCCCCATCACGATGACGCGTTGGTACACCAACGTCCGTGACCTGTGGGTCGAGCCCAAGACCGGTGTCATCGTCAAGGGCCAGGAGCAGCTGCATCAGTACTACGGCCGCAACAAGAACTCGGTCGACGTCGACGTCCTGAACGTCACGCTTCCCTTCGACGAAGCAACCATCGAGTACCAGATCGGGCAGGCCAAGGACGGTATGGATCTGCTCAACCTCGTCGGTCGTACCGTTCCGATCATCGCCGGCATCCTCGGCCTGATCGCACTGGCCGCCGGTATCTTCCTCGGTGTGCGCGGCGGCAAGGGTGGAACCCCGGCGCCGGCGCATGGCGGCGGCGGCCAGGCTCCGAGCGGACAGCGTCCCGCCAGCCCCGCTCCCGGCGAGCACGACTGGACCGCCGACGACACTCAGGTGATCCCGCGTCCGGATCTTCGCAAGGACTGA
- a CDS encoding lipopolysaccharide biosynthesis protein, which yields MARQPLDRSAAAGVSMVMAGSMTANVAAYLLAWLASRWLGPAGYGEFASLLAAQLVLAVPALALQTVVAREAVRGKSVEALRSLGYRCAAIVAVLAVVLTPAMAWLLDTGIVAAFSALVTAPMLVLLATEQGLLQGCGRFGALSAVLAGAGVMKVVPAVLVLAFGGAASGALVAGAAGTALLVAVVRILDRTVVQSEHQPVRIGVASVLAASQVQLALIALSSLDLLIVRVVLSEYDAGIYALGAVATKAAFWLPQAVGVVLYPKMANPAQSARAVRTALAVLVGIGATLVLGAAIAGPLVPVLVGDDYAPVASMLWAFALHGAVLAVLQCALLAAIASERTRVAVLAWIGLVVEGTVMLVWAETPGELIGTAVVVASVTAVAVATAAVRSADRASVSAS from the coding sequence ATGGCGCGCCAACCCCTCGACCGTTCCGCTGCAGCAGGGGTCAGCATGGTGATGGCCGGTTCCATGACGGCGAATGTTGCTGCGTACCTGCTTGCGTGGTTGGCGAGTAGATGGTTGGGCCCCGCCGGGTACGGCGAATTCGCGAGTCTCCTGGCCGCGCAGTTGGTGCTGGCAGTCCCGGCCTTGGCGTTGCAGACAGTGGTCGCCCGTGAGGCCGTACGAGGTAAGAGCGTAGAAGCCTTGCGGTCGTTGGGTTATCGATGCGCGGCGATCGTTGCGGTCCTTGCTGTTGTTCTCACTCCCGCGATGGCCTGGCTTCTCGATACCGGAATTGTGGCAGCGTTTTCGGCTTTGGTGACAGCTCCGATGTTGGTGTTGCTGGCCACGGAACAGGGATTGTTGCAGGGGTGTGGCCGATTCGGTGCGCTCAGTGCCGTTCTTGCGGGCGCAGGAGTAATGAAAGTTGTTCCGGCAGTGTTAGTTCTGGCCTTCGGCGGCGCAGCCTCCGGGGCGCTGGTCGCGGGTGCGGCCGGAACAGCGTTGTTGGTGGCGGTAGTTCGGATTCTCGACCGGACCGTAGTCCAGAGTGAGCATCAGCCTGTCCGTATCGGTGTTGCGTCCGTGCTCGCGGCCTCGCAGGTCCAACTTGCCCTGATCGCGTTGTCGTCGCTGGACCTGCTGATCGTCCGCGTGGTCCTGAGCGAATACGACGCCGGTATCTACGCACTGGGCGCGGTGGCAACCAAGGCTGCGTTCTGGCTGCCTCAAGCGGTCGGGGTAGTTCTGTATCCGAAGATGGCGAATCCCGCGCAGTCGGCCCGCGCTGTGCGGACTGCGTTGGCCGTGCTCGTCGGAATCGGCGCAACTCTGGTGCTGGGCGCGGCAATCGCAGGCCCGTTGGTGCCGGTGCTCGTGGGCGACGATTACGCCCCCGTGGCGTCGATGCTGTGGGCCTTTGCCTTGCACGGCGCAGTGCTGGCGGTGTTGCAGTGCGCTCTGCTCGCGGCAATCGCGTCGGAACGCACGAGGGTTGCCGTACTGGCGTGGATCGGGCTAGTCGTCGAAGGCACGGTGATGCTGGTGTGGGCGGAGACGCCGGGCGAGTTGATCGGGACTGCGGTGGTAGTCGCGTCGGTGACAGCGGTTGCTGTGGCGACTGCAGCGGTGCGGAGTGCTGATCGTGCGAGTGTGAGCGCGAGCTAG
- a CDS encoding glycosyltransferase family 4 protein: MREVLLLCWRDTGHPQGGGSERYLEQVGTQLAARGIQVTLRTASYPGAPASENRDGITISRSGGRFSVYPRALAAIAAGRLGFGSLKGIRPDAVIDTQNGIPFFSKMVTGAPVTLLVHHCHREQWPVAGKLVGRIGWWVESRLSPRTHRNSQYLTVSLPSAEELADLGVDRGRIAVVRNGADRLPVGVDAGGSITRASRPTMSVLSRLVPHKQIEDALEAVAVLRPSVPDIHLDVIGGGWWEQNLRDRAAELGIDDAVTFYGHVDEARKHELLGQSWIHLMPSRKEGWGLAVIEAAQHGVPTIGYRSSKGLTDSIVDGVTGLLVGGESVGDADVAELTEAAGILLRDHELRTVLGEKARVWSGEFSWEQTGTGVFEVLTATADGKRVSGLVAPRESNSVLVQSD; the protein is encoded by the coding sequence GTGCGTGAGGTTCTGTTGCTCTGTTGGCGCGACACCGGGCACCCGCAGGGCGGCGGAAGTGAGCGGTACCTCGAGCAAGTCGGAACCCAGCTCGCCGCGCGCGGAATCCAGGTGACGTTGCGGACGGCGTCGTATCCCGGTGCTCCCGCGTCCGAGAATCGCGACGGCATCACCATCAGCCGCTCCGGTGGACGCTTCAGCGTGTACCCGCGGGCACTGGCTGCGATTGCCGCCGGCCGACTCGGATTCGGTTCGCTCAAAGGCATTCGTCCCGACGCCGTCATCGACACGCAGAACGGGATCCCTTTCTTCTCGAAGATGGTGACCGGCGCACCTGTCACCCTGCTGGTTCATCACTGCCATCGCGAACAGTGGCCGGTGGCCGGCAAACTTGTCGGCCGGATCGGCTGGTGGGTGGAATCCCGGTTGTCCCCGCGGACGCATCGAAACAGTCAGTATCTGACCGTGTCACTGCCTTCGGCCGAAGAGTTGGCGGACCTGGGAGTGGATCGCGGTCGAATTGCCGTGGTGCGCAACGGGGCTGATCGACTTCCGGTGGGCGTCGACGCAGGTGGTTCGATCACCCGCGCCTCTCGCCCGACGATGTCGGTACTCTCGCGTCTGGTGCCGCACAAGCAGATCGAGGATGCTCTCGAAGCTGTTGCAGTACTTCGGCCTTCGGTTCCGGATATTCATCTCGACGTCATCGGCGGCGGCTGGTGGGAGCAGAACCTGCGTGATCGTGCTGCCGAGTTGGGTATCGACGACGCAGTGACGTTCTACGGACATGTCGACGAGGCGCGCAAGCATGAACTGTTGGGGCAGTCGTGGATTCACCTCATGCCTTCTCGCAAGGAAGGCTGGGGGCTGGCCGTCATCGAAGCTGCGCAGCATGGTGTGCCGACCATCGGATACCGCAGTTCCAAAGGTTTGACGGATTCGATCGTCGACGGTGTGACCGGCCTTCTGGTGGGCGGCGAAAGCGTCGGTGATGCGGACGTGGCCGAACTGACCGAGGCAGCCGGAATTCTATTGCGCGATCACGAACTTCGAACGGTTCTCGGCGAGAAAGCGCGGGTATGGTCCGGCGAGTTTTCTTGGGAGCAGACCGGAACCGGGGTGTTCGAAGTATTGACTGCCACGGCGGACGGGAAACGGGTCTCAGGTTTGGTGGCGCCGCGCGAGTCGAATTCTGTTCTTGTGCAATCCGACTGA